A region from the Mya arenaria isolate MELC-2E11 chromosome 2, ASM2691426v1 genome encodes:
- the LOC128213891 gene encoding DNA-dependent protein kinase catalytic subunit-like, which translates to MVKYDMVKMEMVKCEKVQCESVKMVKCGMVMCKMVKFEMMKCEMDKYEIAKFVNKLLFMLPNLQGEFRTLCLEILHSRIDCIENAFLELKAKGILTSLTHRNEETQQVSLKIIKAILSKLKAVDLQGLMSAITAFSAHPSTGCRLTMYEILMWTYDNYRDENSPEANKIMLQTKESLLKGLGDEDLHCRLQVQNFWSSEDRLPVGTLDRLVAMLEAMYSPVTEQQYLSYATNLLLEMTSKSPDYQREIFEHPLSACKFSDYSVKSSWRHRHAAMTPLFATQASQSQAMETDDQSVGVRATQDVAQFSQTQDPGAQKGPYNWLTQSSLDTFAEGSSFTLMDTQQSQSSLMFTVGTGDPRKTVARRPKAGPGFGNQKLGAAKTSTSSGKKDEPDGGSDIYRLKRRFLKDAEQTRVFFAKRQTRLKEMREIAHQEQQARRESQVTMYRKYRSGDLPDIQIKFSYIIAPLQALAHRDSTIAKLLFSGIFEAIFANMEDVKTEREMGEVIGQIGTSLDNVLTQSTVYFPPFVGCVLDILYKLRSSLKVEMSSIGSSALASHLEPLGIALVEELLITQEPIEPRAAKRGKMEAPISKDVENWIELSRLYKSTGGYDVLLGIFSGKIGTQPITRQAMEAEARGDYHTARKLYDEAMNCTDWDGEGPKEAEIDLWEDCRMQCLTSLSHWEALESSSTEAIAGDNTSTGLTTVWEDTYLQEHFLPYMMRSKVKLLLQGDERQQPLLDFMDASMKVPEHKLVLENEYSQELALMYLWQEDYDRARHYCNTTLDAFLQDWSSTDVLMTNSREAALHRLQPLIELSEFLGFISEEGNFRGSGPALGLISRWSKRSPHLLTDPVTVWDDVVTNRLVYMDHISSHLQKLDDSQASVESDDPYLDTKLRLKLLMARSCGDQNNFAQTLRILKETYKECKGSADGSVLCQWGVVYASTHYKKIRALLEPWKEETLTSLFTAFDQLDKMSENEALLANPRLGRQHRVLTGEGRGLMALGIQDFDLKGLRGTRAEQKLMQHSGLEKMTKVEVTEKLISHGYSMMKSSLAVEGGVADTQIDGMSADQAYLATAKYCDNFLRQKEEGDLDIGDRCVSAFPESVVVCLLQALKLGSLEARQRFPRLLQIIELHPESTSTFVSKSAEVPSWMFMLWISQMLAILDKPEAIAVHHILLDITQNYPQAVVYPLKLSQEGFKFGTSKKDIVHKDAVDRLAGLLGPDQLPLADRLILALECFGQPDQEIKDSFDEMAKLLKKGKKTQAKVVYNKLFNRIINYKVREKNEAAQGSMKREVGSSGEGTGLDETTADESLITSLPGLDIGSYARKFADKFKKDFDTKFGPEGNKITSMSLKEFAVHKQFIMNLFEEVKLKTSPLYPPGKLSEYSHWMANFNPNIHGRDLEIPGQYTGLSKPLPEYHVKIAGFDQAVKVMTSLRKPKRVTIHGNDERDYHFLVKGGEDLRQDQRIEQLFYIMNQVFLQDPACRSRKLQLKTYQVIPMTSRVGLIEWVGDTVPLKDFINNSLTDQEQKFMSSRQGPSHTNNEWFLKAGKKNDPWPARFAAVFEKYSYTETVRHFNLIQSKVPWDLLRRSFQKLSTSPEAFHVLRSHCMQTHAMLCMCQYVMGIGDRHLSNFMVNLNTGEMIGIDFGHAFGSATQFLPIPELVPFRLTRQLRNLMLPLQEQGLVESTMIHVLRALRLDSDLLLNTMDIFVKEPSLDWLQNAERQLQSLDSSELYSQEEETMHWYPREKIQYVKRKLKGANPAYITRDELKLGHGKKAVFKDYETVALGHKENARCQLPEAGLTVEQQVTALIDQATDPNIHGRTWVGWEPWM; encoded by the exons AGATGAGAACAGTCCAGAGGCCAACAAGATCATGCTGCAGACCAAGGAGTCCCTCTTGAAGGGCCTCGGGGATGAGGACTTACACTGCAG GTTACAGGTCCAGAACTTCTGGAGCAGCGAAGATCGTCTTCCAGTGGGTACCCTCGACCGCCTGGTTGCCATGTTGGAGGCCATGTATTCACCCGTTACCGAGCAACAGTACCTTAGTTACGCTACAAACTTACTCCTAGAGATGACGTCAAAAAGTCCTGACTACCAAAGGGAAATATTTGAGCATCCACTATCGGCTTGTAAATTCTCT GATTACTCTGTGAAGTCCTCCTGGCGCCATCGACATGCTGCAATGACCCCGCTGTTTGCGACACAAGCGAGTCAGAGTCAAGCCATGGAAACAGACGATCAAAGTGTCGGAGTGCGTGCCACCCAGGATGTTGCGCAGTTCTCACAAACTCAGGACCCAG GAGCACAGAAGGGTCCCTACAACTGGCTAACACAGAGCAGTCTGGACACCTTTGCTGAGGGAAGCAGCTTTACCTTGATGGACACACAGCAGTCCCAGAGTTCCTTGATGTTCACCGTTGGTACAGGTGACCCGAGGAAAACGGTTGCCAGGAGACCAAAAGCGGGTCCAGGATTTGGGAATCAGAAGCTTGGTGCTGCAAAAACGTCCACATCTAGTGGCAAAAAAGATG AGCCAGATGGCGGAAGTGACATATACAGGTTAAAGCGCCGTTTCCTCAAGGACGCTGAACAGACACGGGTCTTCTTCGCCAAGAGACAAACAAGACTCAAGGAAATGAGAGAG ATAGCACATCAGGAGCAACAGGCTCGCAGAGAAAGTCAGGTGACCATGTATCGGAAATACCGCAGTGGAGACCTACCAGACATACAGATCAAATTTTCCTACATCATAGCCCCACTGCAGGCTCTAGCTCAT AGAGACAGTACCATAGCTAAGCTGCTGTTCAGCGGGATATTTGAGGCTATATTTGCCAATATGGAGGACGTGAAGACGGAGAGAGAGATGGGCGAAGTTATCGGTCAGATCGGAACCAGTCTAGATAATGTGCTTACACAGTCTACCGTGTATTTCCCGCCATTTGTAGGATGTGTGCTG GACATATTGTACAAGCTGCGCTCCAGTCTGAAGGTGGAGATGTCCAGTATTGGAAGCAGTGCTTTGGCAAGCCATCTAGAGCCCCTGGGTATTGCCCTTGTGGAGGAATTGTTGATAACGCAAGAGCCCATTGAACCCCGTGCGGCTAAGAGGGGCAAGATGGAGGCACCCATATCCAAGGACGTGGAAAACTGGATTGAACTGTCCAG GCTGTACAAGTCTACGGGAGGGTATGACGTCCTGTTGGGTATATTCAGTGGTAAGATTGGTACCCAGCCCATTACAAGACAGGCAATGGAGGCTGAGGCCAGGGGAGACTACCACACTGCCAGGAAACTTTATGATGAG GCAATGAACTGCACTGACTGGGATGGGGAGGGTCCCAAGGAGGCAGAGATTGACCTCTGGGAGGACTGTAGAATGCAG TGCCTGACATCACTATCACACTGGGAAGCTCTTGAATCTAGTTCAACGGAAGCCATCGCTGGTGACAACACATCTACTGGCCTCACAACAGTATGGGAAGACACTTACCTACAG GAGCATTTCCTGCCTTACATGATGAGGAGCAAGGTGAAGTTACTGCTGCAAGGGGATGAGAGACAGCAGCCACTCTTAGACTTCATGGACGCCTCAATGAAAGTTCCTGAACATAAGCTAGTTCTCGag AATGAGTACAGCCAGGAGCTGGCCCTGATGTACCTGTGGCAGGAGGATTATGACCGGGCCAGACATTACTGTAACACCACACTTGATGCTTTCCTGCAG GACTGGAGCAGCACTGACGTTCTCATGACCAACAGCCGAGAGGCCGCCCTCCATCGCCTGCAGCCCCTAATAGAGTTAAGCGAGTTTCTGGGCTTTATATCCGAGGAGGGAAACTTTAGGGGCTCGGGCCCAGCCCTTGGGCTTATCAGTAGATGGAGTAAGCGGAGCCCACACCTACTGACTGACCCTGTCACTGTGTGGGATGATGTGGTCACCAATAG GTTGGTATACATGGACCACATCAGCAGTCACCTACAGAAACTGGATGATTCCCAGGCCTCAGTTGAAAGTGATGACCCATACTTGGATACCAAACTTCGCCTGAAACTGCTTATGGCACGCAGCTGCGGTGATCAAAACAACTTTGCACAGACGCTCAGAATACTCAAGGAAACTTACAAG GAGTGTAAGGGCAGTGCAGATGGAAGTGTGCTGTGCCAGTGGGGTGTGGTTTATGCCTCAACCCACTACAAGAAAATCAGGGCCCTGCTGGAGCCATGGAAAGAGGAAACCCTCACTAGCCTCTTCACAGCATTTGACCAGCTAG acaAGATGTCTGAAAATGAGGCCCTTCTAGCCAATCCTAGACTTGGTCGACAGCACAGAGTGTTAACTGGAGAGGGGAGGGGCCTCATGGCCCTGGGTATTCAGGACTTTGACCTGAAGGGCCTCCGGGGGACACGGGCAGAACAAAAGCTCATGCAACATTCTGGCCTTgagaaaatgacaaaagtagAG GTGACAGAGAAACTGATAAGCCATGGCTACAGTATGATGAAGTCTAGCCTGGCTGTGGAGGGAGGTGTGGCAGACACACAGATAGATGGAATGTCTGCAGATCAGGCGTACCTTGCTACAGCTAAATACTGTGACAACTTCCTCAGACAGAAGGAAGAGG GTGACCTAGACATAGGTGATCGTTGTGTGTCAGCGTTCCCAGAATCAGTTGTAGTGTGCCTCCTACAAGCTTTGAAGCTTGGCTCCCTGGAGGCCAGGCAGAGGTTCCCCAGACTACTTCAGATAATAGAGCTACACCCTGAGTCTACAAGCACATTTGTCAGCAAG AGTGCAGAAGTGCCCAGCTGGATGTTTATGTTGTGGATCAGTCAAATGTTGGCTATTCTAGACAAACCAGAGGCCATAGCTGTACATCATATACTGCTGGACATCACACAAAACTACCCTCAG GCTGTTGTCTACCCATTAAAGCTGAGTCAGGAAGGCTTCAAGTTTGGGACATCCAAAAAAGACATTGTGCATAAAGATGCTGTTGACAG ACTTGCTGGACTGTTGGGCCCAGATCAGCTCCCTCTGGCTGACCGTCTCATCTTAGCCCTGGAGTGCTTCGGCCAGCCCGACCAGGaaatcaag GATTCATTTGATGAGATGGCGAAGCTGttgaaaaaaggaaagaaaactCAAGCCAAGGTTGTGTACAACAAGCTTTTTAACCGCATCATCAACTACAAGGTTCGCGAGAAAAATGAGGCAGCACAG GGCAGCATGAAGAGAGAAGTTGGGTCGTCAGGAGAAGGCACAGGCCTGGATGAGACCACGGCTGATGAGAGCTTGATTACGTCCCTACCTGGTCTTGACATTGGCAGCTACGCAAGGAAGTTTGCGGAT aaatTCAAGAAGGACTTTGATACAAAGTTTGGACCAGAAGGGAACAAAATAACATCCATGTCATTAAAG GAGTTTGCAGTGCACAAGCAGTTCATTATGAACCTGTTTGAGGAGGTGAAGTTGAAGACAAGCCCCCTCTACCCGCCCGGAAAACTGTCCGAATACTCCCACTGGATGGCCAACTTTAATCCTAACATACATGGCAGGGACCTTGAAATACCAG gTCAATACACAGGCCTAAGTAAGCCTCTACCTGAGTATCACGTGAAGATTGCTGGATTTGACCAAGCT GTGAAAGTGATGACGTCCCTACGTAAGCCAAAGCGTGTGACAATACATGGAAATGACGAGCGAGACTACCACTTCCTGGTGAAGGGTGGGGAAGATCTACGGCAGGACCAGCGTATCGAGCAACTGTTTTACATTATGAATCAAGTTTTCCTGCAAGACCCCGCATGCCGGTCAAGGAAACTGCAACTGAAGACGTACCAGGTCATTCCTATGACCTCAAG GGTTGGTCTGATAGAGTGGGTTGGGGACACAGTTCCCCTGAAGGATTTCATCAATAACTCCCTCACAGACCAGGAACAAAAGTTCATGAGCTCCAG GCAAGGACCATCTCACACAAACAATGAATGGTTTTTGAAGGCAGGAAAGAAGAACGACCCCTGGCCGGCGCGGTTTGCAGCCGTGTTCGAAAAGTACAGCTACACTGAGACAGTGCGACATTTCAACTTGATCCAGAGCAAGGTGCCCTGGGACCTACTCAG GAGATCATTCCAGAAGCTGAGTACAAGCCCCGAGGCCTTCCATGTTCTACGCAGCCACTGTATGCAGACACACGCAATGTTGTGTATGTGTCAGTATGTTATGGGTATAGGGGACCGACATTTGTCAAACTTCATGGTAAATCTGAATACCGGCGAGATGATTGGGATTGACTTTGGGCACGCCTTCGGCTCCGCTACCCAG ttcCTGCCCATCCCAGAGCTTGTGCCGTTCCGTCTAACGAGGCAACTACGAAACCTGATGTTGCCGCTACAGGAGCAAGGTCTCGTGGAGAGCACAATGATCCACGTGCTGAGAGCACTACGCTTGGACTCCGACCTCCTCCTGAATACCATGGACATCTTTGTGAAGGAACCCTCACTTGATTGGCTT CAAAATGCTGAGAGGCAGCTCCAGAGCCTGGATTCTTCAG AGTTGTACAGCCAGGAAGAGGAAACAATGCATTGGTATCCAAGGGAGAAAATCCAGTATGTGAAGAGAAAACTCAAGGGAGCTAATCCTGCTTACATCACAAG aGATGAGTTGAAGCTGGGTCATGGCAAGAAGGCAGTATTCAAGGACTATGAGACTGTCGCCCTAGGCCACAAGGAGAACGCCCGATGTCAACTTCCGGAGGCGGGACTGACTGTTGAGCAACAAGTGACTGCATTGATTGACCAGGCCACTGACCCAAACATTCATGGGCGCACCTGGGTGGGCTGGGAGCCATGGATGTAA